A genomic window from Salvia splendens isolate huo1 chromosome 11, SspV2, whole genome shotgun sequence includes:
- the LOC121756186 gene encoding probable disease resistance protein At1g58602: protein MSEAIISGAIQELKSFLVKTEKHLFFKTAKGLIAEKVINELQMMLHYLKFKNSGKRRRMLNHLVADFAEIAQYSADLTRKVDQTSFCDEMDIILDWLRQSKKRMTEFGVSEGVSRLQSVGEKGDEVSVVGLEKDIEQLIGKVILNEEVALVTSCIKGMLGVGKTTLATQVYNHPAIIGKFKQRAWVTISSDTSIHEVLVELIQQLVELDGDPLLVEKMDNRSLRQMLCQHLQGKSCFIVVDNLLAEMRLESFLLGLAQKGDGSRLLLTSRYKIERINIGYTHEMKALDSDKSWKLFLKTIDKFTSVENKFSKDLERKGREMLKKCWGLPIAIINVGRHKAKQRLSGIEWEQLFDSIDLRESLKILEPMYRNLDETLKACFLLMSFFKENAIMREEKLDHIWNIRGINVGRSCTYRLVSESIFEVVHELPFTREVKRCRMNPLLHMLSIKKAEEEMGFEILRSNGNSRPSRSSRIPCHRVIHCGRDKFNHSKNQDKHLVSLIFHGGGRFLDDAGESYWKSFELLDILDVEDFGVKTLSETIGTLIELRYLGLRNNYIQEIPRSLGGLKKLEVLDIALNFMVEVPDIMKKMGSLRHLYMSDVICQKPLKVDALQKLETLTWIPIFDWTYELSSLEKMSRLRKLGIEEIDENSDVIKLFGSLVKMNRLEQLNLRGFRFRSMPCLDQIGVLDRLVTLRVDGRVAKLPSAGDFPRRIRYLILVNTCLGEDPMPELENLPSLERLKLRNAYSGREMVIQHNGFPKLKVLRINELWNLRKIQVGEGAMWKLDQLEIKNCTHLVKFKIGWMKRVRKLKMVTTKHMAAKIRNSSSISRIIEVDISP from the exons ATGTCGGAGGCCATCATCTCAGGGGCGATACAGGAACTGAAAAGTTTTCTAGTTAAAACCgaaaaacatttattttttaagacTGCTAAAGGGTTGATCGCAGAAAAGGTAATAAACGAGCTGCAAATGATGCTGCATTACTTGAAGTTCAAGAACTCGGGAAAGAGGAGAAGGATGCTGAATCATTTGGTAGCTGACTTTGCTGAGATAGCTCAGTATTCAGCTGACCTCACAAGAAAAGTTGATCAGACCTCCTTCTGCGATGAAATGGACATTATCCTCGATTGGCTGAGGCAGTCAAAAAAGCGCATGACGGAGTTTGGAGTCAGTGAGGGGGTGAGCAGACTGCAAAGTGTTGGAGAAAAAGGAGACGAAGTTTCCGTGGTGGGGTTGGAGAAAGACATAGAGCAACTTATTGGGAAAGTGATTCTTAACGAGGAGGTGGCCCTTGTGACATCTTGTATCAAAGGCATGCTTGGTGTGGGAAAGACGACTCTTGCTACACAAGTGTACAACCATCCGGCTATCATTGGAAAATTCAAGCAACGTGCATGGGTAACCATTTCTAGTGACACAAGTATACATGAGGTGCTTGTGGAACTGATACAGCAGTTGGTGGAACTTGATGGAGATCCGTTGTTGGTGGAGAAAATGGACAACCGGAGTCTTCGACAGATGCTTTGCCAGCACCTGCAAGGAAAGTCATGTTTCATAGTTGTCGACAACCTTCTTGCAGAAATGCGCTTGGAATCTTTCTTGCTAGGTCTTGCACAGAAAG GCGATGGAAGTCGGTTGTTGTTAACCAGTCGCTATAAGATTGAAAGAATAAACATAGGTTATACTCATGAGATGAAAGCTTTGGATTCTGACAAGAGCTGGAAATTGTTTTTGAAAACAATTGATAAATTTACTAGTGTTGAGAACAAATTCTCAAAGGACTTAGAGAGGAAGGGGAGAGAGATGCTGAAAAAATGTTGGGGTTTGCCGATAGCTATAATAAATGTTGGAAGGCATAAAGCAAAACAAAGACTTTCAGGGATTGAATGGGAACAGCTTTTTGATTCAATTGATTTGCGAGAATCATTGAAGATATTGGAGCCGATGTATCGTAATTTGGATGAGACACTCAAGGCATGTTTCTTGCTCATGtcattttttaaagaaaatgcaATAATGAGGGAAGAAAAGTTGGATCATATTTGGAATATAAGAGGAATAAATGTAGGAAGATCATGTACATACCGGTTAGTTAGTGAATCCATTTTTGAAGTCGTGCATGAGCTCCCATTCACACGAGAAGTAAAAAGGTGCCGCATGAATCCTCTACTACACATGTTATCCATCAAAAAAGCAGAGGAGGAAATGGGCTTTGAGATCTTGAGGAGCAATGGAAATAGTCGACCCTCACGGAGCTCAAGAATTCCTTGTCATCGTGTTATTCATTGTGGTAGAGACAAATTTAATCACTCCAAGAATCAAGACAAACATCTTGTTTCTCTCATCTTTCATGGAGGTGGTCGCTTCTTGGACGACGCTGGCGAGTCTTATTGGAAGAGTTTTGAACTCCTCGACATACTCGACGTGGAAGATTTTGGGGTGAAGACTTTATCAGAAACTATAGGCACACTGATTGAGTTAAGGTATTTGGGATTGCGAAACAATTACATTCAAGAGATTCCACGGTCTCTGGGAGGGTTGAAAAAGCTTGAGGTTCTCGATATAGCTCTAAACTTTATGGTGGAGGTGCCGGATATTATGAAGAAAATGGGTAGCCTTCGTCATCTCTACATGTCTGATGTGATTTGTCAGAAGCCTTTGAAAGTAGATGCGTTACAGAAACTTGAGACACTAACCTGGATCCCGATCTTTGATTGGACATATGAGTTGTCGAGCTTGGAGAAGATGAGTCGTCTTCGTAAATTGGGCATCGAAGAAATTGATGAAAACTCGGATGTTATAAAGCTCTTTGGATCACTAGTTAAGATGAATAGACTTGAGCAGTTGAACTTGAGAGGGTTTCGTTTCAGAAGCATGCCATGTTTGGACCAGATTGGTGTTCTTGATAGACTCGTGACACTCAGAGTGGATGGACGCGTAGCTAAGCTACCAAGCGCAGGTGATTTCCCGCGACGTATCCGTTACTTGATCTTGGTAAATACTTGTCTGGGTGAAGACCCCATGCCAGAACTAGAGAATCTACCCTCCCTAGAGCGCCTCAAGCTACGGAATGCATACAGTGGTCGAGAAATGGTGATTCAGCACAACGGGTTTCCGAAGCTCAAAGTGCTTCGCATCAATGAATTGTGGAATCTTAGAAAAATACAAGTTGGAGAAGGTGCAATGTGGAAACTTGACCAACTAGAAATCAAGAACTGTACGCATCTGGTGAAGTTTAAAATTGGGTGGATGAAGCGTGTGAGGAAGTTAAAAATGGTAACAACCAAACACATGGCAGCAAAGATTAGAAACTCGAGCTCAATCTCCAGAATCATTGAAGTTGATATCAGTCCTTAA
- the LOC121754162 gene encoding uncharacterized protein LOC121754162 isoform X1 yields the protein MSCFFSCFRVKDSGDNLVNPSPEPCSKNALSSLFQCDDEPLRKGEECQNRLPGEINIKEFKDEKLEKQSTESSVLAGSCSLLDSPSSCMTDGYYTGRESSSLIQRSDTHYAAEIHSEQSKNESVQSHLTSDRSAISSIFSEQSGSAGARSVTKPLPYPNMKEEELGDESSAFSHQGQANKQKNVVPVIEEEDGEGSLTSWFKPISAKRDGSNKQLSSISSQSGKPPADRPILGTVAAHWNDVELEVPHDPPKWWDGNGIPNSTNKYKEDQKVSWHATTFEERLEKALSEESLISHKKPTNTNALFELNEESDTATSHFQSSPHPGSVVSF from the exons ATGAGCTGCTTTTTCAGCTGTTTTCGCGTCAAAGACTCAGGCGATAATCTCGTTAATCCTTCACCG GAGCCGTGCAGTAAAAATGCGCTGTCGTCGCTGTTCCAGTGTGATG ACGAACCGCTTCGAAAAGGAGAGGAGTGTCAGAATCGGTTGCCTGGAGAAATCAATATCAAAGAGTTCAAGGATGAG AAACTGGAGAAGCAATCTACTGAATCTTCTGTACTTGCTGGATCATGTTCTCTCTTGGACTCTCCAAGCAG CTGCATGACTGATGGATATTACACAGGTAGAGAATCGAGCAGCTTGATCCAAAGAAGTGATACTCATTATGCAGCTGAAATTCATTCTGAACAAAGCAAAAATGAATCTGTTCAATCTCACCTTACATCAGATAGGTCGGCTATTTCATCAATCTTTTCAGAGCAATCTGGATCAGCTGGAGCTCGTAGTGTAACAAAACCGTTACCATATCCAAATATGAAGGAGGAAGAATTGGGGGATGAAAGTTCAGCTTTCAGTCACCAGGGACAAGCAAACAAGCAAAAGAATGTAGTTCCAGTTATTGAAGAGGAGGATGGTGAAGGAAGCTTAACTTCTTGGTTCAAGCCAATTTCAGCCAAGCGAGATGGTAGTAACAAACAACTTAGTTCCATTTCTAGTCAAAGTGGGAAACCTCCTGCAGATAGGCCTATTCTGGGAACGGTTGCAGCTCATTGGAATGATGTTGAACTTGAGGTGCCTCACGATCCACCTAAATGGTGGGATGGGaatggaattccaaattctacTAACAAGTACAAAGAG GATCAGAAAGTCAGTTGGCACGCGACTACTTTTGAGGAGAGACTGGAAAAGGCACTGTCTGAAGAATCTTTGATTTCTCACAA GAAGCCTACCAACACAAATGCTCTATTTGAGCTCAATGAAGAATCTGATACCGCAACATCACATTTCCAATCTTCACCGCATCCCGGATCTGTTGTCTCATTCTGA
- the LOC121754131 gene encoding WD repeat-containing protein 26 homolog, translating into MGGVEDDEPPSKRVKVTSLDSGGIPNSLYLRQRGCSLTDSMARLLATEGDEEVVGSKGIIKKVELVRVIADALYSLGYSKSGACLEEESGIPFHAPEIDFFMQHILEGQWDESVAVLHKFGVTDETIVKLASLAIFEQKFSELLDDGKIMEALKTLRTEITPLCINYERVRELSSLIFSPSQNLVNGTSSKEPKLESRKKLLDKLRKLLPPTVIVPEKRLVHLVEQALVLQKDACKFHNSSVGKMSLLADHQCGRDHIPTQTLQVLQEHKDDVLVLQFSHNGKYLASSSGDHLVIIWEVMDDSQVLLKHRLYGHQKSVSCISWSPDDNQLLTCGAEEIVRRWDVALGECLHIYEKSGLGLVSCAWAPDGKNLFSGVTDKSIIMWDLEGKELECWRGQRTLRNADLGISSNTKELITVCKETVALLFGWESKSERFIEEDQIITSFSLSEDGKFLLLSLWNEELHLWNIDGCPRLVSKYKGHKRSRFVLQSCFGGLDRAFISSGSEDSQVYIWHRLSGELILTLAGHSGAVNCVSWNPANPHMLASASDDRTIRIWGLNQVNVSYNGRHSNGVHHCNGGS; encoded by the exons ATGGGAGGTGTAGAGGATGATGAACCACCATCGAAACGTGTGAAGGTGACCTCTCTAGATTCAGGAGGTATTCCCAACAGTTTATATCTTAGACAGAGAGGTTGCTCACTTACTGATTCAATGGCTCGGCTTTTGGCAACTGAAGGGGATGAGGAGGTTGTTGGTTCAAAGGGTATCATAAAGAAAGTTGAACTTGTCCGTGTTATAGCCGATGCATTATATTCTCTTGGCTATTCAAAGTCGGGGGCGTGCCTGGAGGAAGAGTCTGGAATTCCATTTCATGCCCCTGAGATAGATTTTTTTATGCAACATATTCTTGAAGGTCAATGGGATGAAAGTGTTGCCGTGTTGCACAAATTTGGTGTAACAGATGAAACGATAGTTAAGTTAGCATCTTTGGCAATATTTGAGCAGAAATTCTCAGAACTTTTAGATGATGGAAAGATCATGGAAGCTTTAAAGACACTGCGGACAGAGATCACTCCACTTTGCATAAATTACGAGAGAGTTAGAGAGCTTTCTTCCCTCATTTTTTCTCCATCACAAAATTTAGTCAATGGAACTTCTAGTAAAGAGCCAAAACTCGAATCTCGTAAGAAGTTACTGGATAAATTGCGCAAGTTGCTTCCTCCGACAGTGATAGTTCCGGAGAAAAGATTGGTGCATCTTGTTGAGCAGGCCCTTGTCTTGCAAAAGGATGCTTGTAAGTTTCACAATTCCTCGGTTGGAAAAATGTCGTTGCTTGCTGATCATCAGTGTGGGAGAGACCATATCCCTACTCAAACATTGCAg GTATTACAAGAACACAAAGATGATGTTTTGGTTTTGCAATTTTCTCACAATGGAAAATACTTGGCATCGTCATCTGGTGATCACCTTGTTATTATATGGGAG GTCATGGATGATAGTCAAGTTCTTTTAAAACATAGATTATATGGTCATCAAAAATCCGTGTCCTGTATATCGTGGAGCCCCGATGACAACCAACTCCTTACATGTGGAGCAGAAGAAATAGTTAGACGGTGGGATGTTGCCTTGGGGGAATGCCTCCATATCTACGAAAAAAGTGGCCTTGGTTTGGTCTCTTGTGCGTGGGCCCCGGACGGGAAGAACTTATTCTCTGGTGTTACTGATAAAAGCATCATCATGTGGGATTTGGAAGGGAAAGAGTTGGAATGTTGGAGAGGGCAGAGAACTCTTAGGAATGCAGACTTGGGCATCAGTAGTAATACGAAAGAGCTCATTACTGTTTGTAAAGAAACTGTAGCACTATTGTTCGGATGGGAATCTAAGTCCGAGCGGTTCATCGAGGAGGATCAAATAATAACCTCGTTCTCTTTGTCCGAAGATGGCAAGTTCTTGCTCCTCAGCCTCTGGAACGAAGAACTCCATCTTTGGAACATCGATGGATGTCCCAGGCTGGTATCTAAATACAAAGGCCACAAGCGTTCTCGTTTCGTTTTGCAGTCTTGTTTCGGGGGATTAGATCGTGCATTTATCTCAAGCGGCAGTGAGGACTCGCAG GTTTACATATGGCACAGGCTCTCGGGGGAGCTGATACTAACGTTGGCAGGGCACTCGGGGGCTGTAAACTGTGTCAGCTGGAATCCGGCAAACCCCCATATGCTGGCATCAGCGAGCGACGATCGGACTATACGAATCTGGGGACTGAATCAGGTTAATGTGAGCTACAATGGGAGGCATAGTAATGGAGTCCATCACTGCAATGGGGGGAGTTGA
- the LOC121754162 gene encoding protein JASON-like isoform X2 translates to MRCRRCSSVMTNRFEKERSVRIGCLEKSISKSSRMRNWRSNLLNLLYLLDHVLSWTLQAGRESSSLIQRSDTHYAAEIHSEQSKNESVQSHLTSDRSAISSIFSEQSGSAGARSVTKPLPYPNMKEEELGDESSAFSHQGQANKQKNVVPVIEEEDGEGSLTSWFKPISAKRDGSNKQLSSISSQSGKPPADRPILGTVAAHWNDVELEVPHDPPKWWDGNGIPNSTNKYKEDQKVSWHATTFEERLEKALSEESLISHKKPTNTNALFELNEESDTATSHFQSSPHPGSVVSF, encoded by the exons ATGCGCTGTCGTCGCTGTTCCAGTGTGATG ACGAACCGCTTCGAAAAGGAGAGGAGTGTCAGAATCGGTTGCCTGGAGAAATCAATATCAAAGAGTTCAAGGATGAG AAACTGGAGAAGCAATCTACTGAATCTTCTGTACTTGCTGGATCATGTTCTCTCTTGGACTCTCCAAGCAG GTAGAGAATCGAGCAGCTTGATCCAAAGAAGTGATACTCATTATGCAGCTGAAATTCATTCTGAACAAAGCAAAAATGAATCTGTTCAATCTCACCTTACATCAGATAGGTCGGCTATTTCATCAATCTTTTCAGAGCAATCTGGATCAGCTGGAGCTCGTAGTGTAACAAAACCGTTACCATATCCAAATATGAAGGAGGAAGAATTGGGGGATGAAAGTTCAGCTTTCAGTCACCAGGGACAAGCAAACAAGCAAAAGAATGTAGTTCCAGTTATTGAAGAGGAGGATGGTGAAGGAAGCTTAACTTCTTGGTTCAAGCCAATTTCAGCCAAGCGAGATGGTAGTAACAAACAACTTAGTTCCATTTCTAGTCAAAGTGGGAAACCTCCTGCAGATAGGCCTATTCTGGGAACGGTTGCAGCTCATTGGAATGATGTTGAACTTGAGGTGCCTCACGATCCACCTAAATGGTGGGATGGGaatggaattccaaattctacTAACAAGTACAAAGAG GATCAGAAAGTCAGTTGGCACGCGACTACTTTTGAGGAGAGACTGGAAAAGGCACTGTCTGAAGAATCTTTGATTTCTCACAA GAAGCCTACCAACACAAATGCTCTATTTGAGCTCAATGAAGAATCTGATACCGCAACATCACATTTCCAATCTTCACCGCATCCCGGATCTGTTGTCTCATTCTGA
- the LOC121754130 gene encoding BTB/POZ domain and ankyrin repeat-containing protein NPR1-like, with the protein MENGNDMSSSLSFASYSYLSNGSSGHNASPCEVGTSPELLSLSRLSLSLEKLVVDPDNDYSDAEVEVEGVTVGVNRCILAARSEFFHQLFRNTGVDGSVEGKKLRYLMTDLVPEGRVGYEAFMVVLNYLYTGKVKASPTDVSTCVDESCAHDACGPAINYAVEMMYASATFQIKELVMVVQRHLLNFVDKAYIEDVMPILMVAFHCGLQQLLSHCLQRVARSDVENIILEKELPVGVLNDVKSLRLKSNQDEEHSSVQVDPLNEKPVRKIHRALDSDDVELVKKLLEESDISLDAACALHYAAAYCVPKIVNEVLNLENTDVNLRNSRGHTVLHVAARRKDPMVIVELLHRGANVSDATGDGQTPLTICRRLARPKDFNEVKKHGQETNTDRLCIEVLEREMRRNPLAGNITLSSMMVADDLHMRLLLLENRVAMARSLFPLEARVAMQMARAESTMEFAGLSAANGAYGSFKEVDLNEIPPEHVRRLQALQKTVASGRRFFPNCSEVLDQLLEDDTLGSLMLEKGTMEEQRTKRMRYMELKQDVMKAFSKDLAEQKWTRLSSSSSSRSNSPKASGTHKARKR; encoded by the exons ATGGAGAATGGCAATGACATGTCGTCGTCCTTGAGCTTTGCCTCGTATTCATATCTATCAAATGGCTCGAGTGGTCATAATGCATCTCCGTGCGAAGTAGGGACTAGCCCCGAGTTATTGAGTTTGAGTAGGCTTAGCTTGAGTCTCGAGAAGCTCGTGGTTGATCCTGACAATGACTATAGTGATGCTGAAGTAGAGGTCGAGGGAGTGACTGTAGGTGTCAATCGCTGCATCCTAGCTGCACGGAGCGAGTTCTTCCACCAGCTGTTTAGGAACACGGGCGTTGATGGATCCGTGGAGGGAAAGAAGCTGAGGTATCTCATGACAGATCTGGTGCCCGAGGGAAGAGTAGGGTATGAGGCGTTTATGGTGGTTTTGAATTACTTGTACACCGGGAAGGTGAAGGCTTCCCCGACTGATGTCTCCACCTGCGTTGATGAGTCTTGTGCTCACGATGCTTGTGGCCCAGCCATCAACTACGCTGTGGAGATGATGTATGCTTCTGCCACGTTTCAGATTAAAGAACTCGTGATGGTTGTTCAG CGTCATCTCCTTAATTTCGTCGACAAAGCTTATATCGAAGATGTGATGCCGATCCTCATGGTCGCGTTCCACTGCGGCTTGCAACAGCTTCTCTCGCATTGTCTCCAAAGAGTAGCTCGATCCGATGTGGAGAACATCATCCTCGAGAAGGAGCTCCCTGTTGGGGTTCTCAACGACGTCAAATCACTCCGACTCAAATCCAACCAGGACGAGGAGCACAGCTCCGTTCAAGTCGACCCTTTGAACGAGAAGCCTGTCAGGAAGATCCACAGGGCGTTGGATTCTGACGACGTCGAATTGGTGAAGAAACTTCTCGAAGAATCCGACATCTCACTGGATGCCGCCTGCGCTCTTCACTATGCCGCTGCTTACTGTGTCCCTAAGATCGTGAACGAGGTTCTAAACCTCGAAAACACTGACGTAAACCTCCGGAACTCGCGAGGCCACACGGTCCTGCACGTTGCTGCTAGGCGCAAGGACCCCATGGTCATTGTCGAGCTGCTCCACAGGGGCGCTAATGTCTCGGATGCCACGGGAGACGGACAGACACCTCTCACAATCTGCCGTAGGCTGGCGCGCCCCAAGGACTTCAACGAGGTGAAAAAGCACGGCCAGGAGACGAACACGGACAGGCTATGCATAGAGGTCCTGGAGAGGGAAATGCGGAGGAATCCGTTGGCTGGAAACATCACGTTGTCGTCGATGATGGTAGCCGATGATCTGCACATGAGGCTTCTCCTTCTTGAAAACAGGG TGGCAATGGCGCGCTCGTTGTTTCCTCTCGAAGCCAGGGTGGCGATGCAGATGGCGCGTGCAGAATCAACTATGGAGTTTGCTGGACTTTCAGCTGCAAATGGCGCGTACGGGAGCTTTAAAGAGGTCGATTTGAACGAGATCCCGCCCGAGCATGTGAGGAGGCTCCAAGCCCTTCAAAAAACTG TGGCGTCCGGTCGTCGCTTCTTCCCCAACTGCTCTGAAGTTCTCGACCAACTCTTGGAAGACGACACTCTTGGGTCGCTAATGCTGGAGAAGGGCACGATGGAGGAGCAACGGACGAAGCGAATGCGGTACATGGAGCTGAAGCAGGATGTGATGAAGGCGTTTAGCAAGGACTTGGCCGAACAAAAGTGGACGAGATTGTCGTCGTCTTCGTCTTCGAGGTCCAACTCTCCAAAGGCTAGTGGAACACATAAAGCTAGGAAAAGATAG
- the LOC121753960 gene encoding WD repeat-containing protein 26 homolog: MGGVEDDEPPSKRVKVTSIDSGGISNSLYLRQRGCTLSDSMARLLATEGDDEVVGSKGIIKKVELVRVIAEALYSLGYSKSGACLEEESGIPFHAPEIDFFMHRILEGQWDESVAVLHKFGVTDETIVKLASLAIFEQKFSELLDDGKIMDALKTLRTEITPLCVNYKRVRELSSFVLSPSQNLLDGTSSKGSKLKSRKILLDKLRKLLPPIVIVPEKRLVHLVEQALVLQKDACKFHNSSVGKMSLLADHQCGRDHIPTQTLQVLQEHKDEILVLQFSQNGKYLASSSGDHLVIIWEVMDAGQVLLKHRLYGHQKSVSCISWSPDDKQLLTCGGELVRRWDVALGECLYIYEKSGLGLVSCAWSPDGKSVFSGVTDKSIIMWDLEGKELECWRRPRTLRNADLGITSNTKELITVCKETVVLLFGWESKSERFIEEDQIITSFSLSEDGKFLLLSLWNEELHLWNIDGCPRLVSKYKGHKRSRFVLQSCFGGLDHAFISSGSEDSQVYIWHRLSGELILTLAGHTGAVNCVSWNPANPHMLASASDDRTIRIWGLNQVNVNNNGRHSNGVHHCNGGS; encoded by the exons ATGGGAGGTGTAGAGGATGATGAACCACCATCGAAACGTGTGAAGGTGACCTCTATAGATTCAGGGGGTATTTCCAACAGTTTATATCTTAGACAGAGAGGTTGCACACTTAGTGATTCAATGGCTCGGCTTTTGGCAACTGAAGGGGATGATGAGGTTGTTGGTTCAAAGGGTATCATAAAGAAAGTTGAACTTGTTCGTGTTATAGCCGAGGCATTGTATTCGCTCGGCTATTCAAAGTCAGGGGCATGCCTGGAGGAAGAGTCTGGAATTCCATTTCATGCCCCTGAGATAGATTTTTTCATGCATCGTATTCTTGAAGGCCAATGGGATGAAAGTGTTGCTGTGTTGCACAAATTTGGCGTAACGGATGAAACAATAGTTAAGTTAGCATCTTTGGCAATATTTGAGCAGAAATTCTCTGAACTTTTAGATGATGGAAAGATCATGGATGCTTTAAAGACGCTGCGGACAGAGATCACTCCGCTTTGCGTAAACTACAAGAGAGTTAGAGAGTTGTCTTCCTTCGTTTTGTCTCCATCACAAAATTTACTTGATGGAACTTCTAGTAAAGGGTCAAAACTCAAATCTCGTAAGATATTATTGGATAAATTGCGCAAGTTGCTTCCCCCAATAGTAATAGTTCCGGAGAAAAGATTGGTGCATCTCGTCGAGCAGGCCCTTGTTTTGCAAAAGGATGCTTGTAAGTTTCACAATTCCTCAGTCGGGAAAATGTCATTGCTTGCTGATCATCAGTGTGGGAGAGACCATATTCCTACCCAAACATTGCAG GTATTACAAGAACACAAAGATGAAATATTGGTTTTGCAATTTTCTCAGAATGGAAAATACTTGGCCTCATCATCTGGTGATCACCTTGTTATTATATGGGAG GTCATGGATGCCGGTCAAGTTCTTTTAAAACATAGATTATATGGTCATCAGAAATCCGTATCCTGTATATCATGGAGTCCCGATGACAAACAGCTCCTTACATGTGGAGGAGAGCTAGTTAGAAGGTGGGATGTTGCCTTGGGGGAATGCCTCTATATATACGAAAAAAGTGGCCTTGGTTTGGTCTCTTGTGCGTGGTCGCCAGACGGGAAGAGTGTATTCTCTGGTGTTACTGATAAAAGCATCATCATGTGGGATCTGGAAGGGAAAGAGTTGGAATGTTGGAGACGCCCGAGAACTCTTAGGAATGCTGACTTGGGCATCACTAGTAATACGAAAGAGCTTATTACCGTTTGTAAAGAAACTGTAGTACTATTGTTTGGATGGGAATCTAAGTCCGAGCGATTCATCGAGGAGGATCAAATAATAACATCGTTCTCTTTGTCCGAAGATGGCAAGTTCTTGCTCCTCAGCCTCTGGAATGAAGAACTCCATCTTTGGAATATCGATGGATGCCCCAGGCTGGTATCTAAATACAAAGGCCACAAGCGTTCCCGTTTTGTTTTGCAGTCTTGTTTCGGGGGATTAGATCATGCATTTATCTCAAGCGGCAGTGAGGACTCGCAG GTTTACATATGGCACAGGCTCTCAGGAGAGCTGATACTAACGTTGGCCGGGCACACAGGGGCTGTAAACTGCGTCAGCTGGAATCCGGCGAACCCCCATATGCTGGCGTCAGCGAGTGATGATCGGACAATACGAATCTGGGGACTGAATCAGGTTAATGTGAACAACAATGGGAGGCATAGTAATGGAGTTCATCACTGCAATGGGGGGAGTTGA
- the LOC121755826 gene encoding uncharacterized protein LOC121755826 gives MDEWTLMDFSLCQNFSQAEDVRLKTTRARFSNLLKRHAELTERLSRDSGKSVFERLQREFEAAHASQTQEICLDGKQWNDGLLATIIERVHMEAERKAMLQQGDAASVPNLPFHEKITYRVGNKMICCLDGPRIGVQYATSFAGEPCEMFHCVLESKSFLEKMTVLEHTIPFFLPIREAENDYLSSNAMKFINYVGDLLQAYVDRREQVRLIKELYGNQIGELYCSLPYHMIEFVLADFDCKVIVSTRYGELVSTLPSTVSVLAWPMHQHKKLQTSVAPISRKESHGNQLVPARLAYAEDALRSMSLPKAFAEIVLSMPKALEEAFPDQSANSRVSSQ, from the exons ATGGATGAGTGGACTTTGATGGATTTCTCCCTTTGTCAGAACTTTTCCCAAGCTGAGGATGTACGGTTGAAGACTACAAGGGCTAGAT TCTCGAATCTCCTTAAGCGGCATGCAGAATTAACGGAGCGACTTTCTAG GGATTCTGGTAAATCTGTTTTTGAGCGTTTGCAAAGAGAATTTGAAGCTGCACATGCTTCTCAAACTCAAG AAATATGTTTGGATGGTAAGCAATGGAATGATGGGTTATTAGCTACAATAATAGAGCGG GTTCACATGGAGGCTGAAAGAAAGGCAATGCTACAGCAAGGGGATGCTGCTTCAGTGCCCAATTTACCATTTCATGAAAAAATAACTTACAGAGTTGGAAATAAA ATGATCTGTTGTTTAGATGGACCAAGGATTGGCGTTCAATATGCGACCTCATTTGCTG GAGAACCTTGTGAGATGTTCCATTGTGTTCTTGAAAGCAAATCGTTTCTTGAGAAAATGACAGTTCTTGAGCACACAATACCATTTTTCTTGCCGATACGAGAAGCAGAAAATGATTATCTCTCTTCAAATGCAATG AAGTTCATAAATTACGTTGGGGACTTGCTGCAGGCATATGTTGATAGACGAGAGCAG GTTCGCCTTATTAAAGAGTTGTATGGAAATCAAATAGGAGAACTTTATTGCAGTCTTCCATATCATATGATTGAATTTGTGCTCGCAGATTTCGATTG CAAAGTGATCGTCAGCACTAGATATGGGGAACTCGTCTCTACGCTTCCGTCAACCGTCAGTGTCCTTGCTTGGCCGATGCACCAACATAAGAAACTTCAAACTTCTGTAGCACCAATCAGCAGGAAGGAAAGCCATGGCAATCAACTAGTTCCTGCCCGACTAGCATATGCTGAGGATGCATTGCGTTCAATGAGTCTACCCAAAG CTTTCGCAGAGATCGTTCTGAGCATGCCTAAAGCTCTCGAGGAAGCATTTCCGGATCAAAGCGCGAATTCCCGTGTTTCCTCGCAGTAG